One part of the Raphanus sativus cultivar WK10039 chromosome 7, ASM80110v3, whole genome shotgun sequence genome encodes these proteins:
- the LOC130497518 gene encoding TMV resistance protein N-like, with product MNTILQTVSCFKRKVSSGRPFDSMSLSSSSITPQKYDVFLSFRGADTRKNFVSFLYKELEAKGIRAFKDDNALVCGRSIAPVIVQAIKGSTIAVVVVSPSYAASFWCLEELVMILKLEKEKSLTVVPVFYEVEPNDLKRQTGKLVKQFKKHERRHSIQRVNSWRVALNRLATLSGVCSKNSEDDATLVDRVTERISKMLSSNVISLDEHMKRLYPLLDINSNEGVQVSGIWGRGSKGRSAFAKHVYKNISANFEAHCFLEDVRSISLHLQEEELLSKMQGEVLMSTKSSHMCLHGIKARLGNKKVLLVANDVDKIEKLDALADEFSWFGPGSRIIIVTQDKQLLSSWGVKSVYEVELLRCCEVGKLWRSEAIIRRDDHVGSELSFSTLKCNDI from the exons ATGAACACGATATTACAAACAGTATCGTGCTTCAAGAGAAAAGTTAGTTCTGGACGACCATTCGACTCCATGTCATTATCGTCTTCGTCTATCACTCCTCAAAAATACGACGTCTTTTTGAGCTTCAGAGGCGCAGATACTCGCAAGAACTTCGTCAGTTTTCTGTACAAGGAGTTAGAGGCCAAAGGCATTCGAGCTTTCAAAGACGACAACGCACTGGTGTGTGGCCGTTCGATTGCACCAGTCATTGTCCAAGCCATCAAAGGATCGACAATCGCTGTAGTTGTGGTCTCTCCGAGTTATGCAGCTTCTTTCTGGTGTCTCGAAGAGCTTGTAATGATTTTGAAACTCGAGAAAGAAAAATCGCTCACTGTGGTGCCTGTTTTCTACGAGGTTGAACCTAATGACCTGAAGAGACAGACGGGAAAATTGGTGAAGCAGTTCAAGAAACACGAGAGGAGACATAGCATTCAGAGAGTCAACTCGTGGAGGGTTGCGTTGAACAGACTGGCTACTCTCTCCGGCGTTTGTTCAAAGAATTC ggAAGATGATGCCACGCTGGTCGATAGAGTTACTGAGAGAATATCAAAGATGTTGTCCAGTAACGTAATTAGTTTAGACGAACACATGAAGAGATTGTATCCGCTACTTGATATAAATTCAAATGAAGGTGTTCAAGTGAGTGGGATTTGGGGAAGAGGAAGCAAGGGAAGATCAGCATTCGCGAAACACGTTTACAAAAACATTTCAGCCAACTTTGAAGCGCATTGTTTTCTTGAAGACGTTAGAAGTATCTCACTACATCTACAAGAAGAGGAGTTGCTTTCCAAGATGCAAGGAGAAGTCTTGATGAGCACAAAGAGCTCTCACATGTGTCTTCACGGGATCAAAGCAAGGCTCGGGAACAAGAAGGTTCTGCTTGTGGCTAACGACGTGGACAAGATCGAAAAGTTAGACGCGCTTGCTGATGAATTTAGTTGGTTTGGTCCAGGGAGTAGGATCATCATAGTCACCCAAGATAAGCAATTGCTTAGTTCATGGGGTGTGAAGAGTGTATACGAAGTTGAGCTCTTGAGATGCTGTGAAGTTGGTAAGCTCTGGAGGTCTGAAGCCATCATACGGAGAGATGATCATGTGGGTTCCGAGCTTTCATTTTCGACCCTGAAATGCAATGATATATAG